Proteins found in one Lycium ferocissimum isolate CSIRO_LF1 chromosome 6, AGI_CSIRO_Lferr_CH_V1, whole genome shotgun sequence genomic segment:
- the LOC132061316 gene encoding uncharacterized protein LOC132061316, protein MGDFIEEGIKTGRITNLATLQATSKAIQSDAIKKKKDGVSAVMTIQERRPNQMLTYQYPSSQPAYYSQYTQTPQPYYQPPPAPYPVYHTQPTYCPPRAPAYKKPSRYQPIYSPQPQYQPQNRPQNAPRPRPNFERKPAKTYTPLAEPLAQLYERLRTAGILHPIQGRVPNPLPRWYDGTKHCAYHSGVAGHDTENCLTLKDKVEALIKEGVIQLKGAPPNINDNPLPDHGDANVNMIAIDEECDLEGTIVPVKKEEKVESSAFIAPVITVQVRAPIEVEVLTPRPKITALVAQAPSFNTKAVPWNYSTDERNKGKAKLVVETIAAGMTRSGQCYAPEEVARGAPSEENGQKKAVTKAEVEEFWRKMPTKEYSVVEQLKKTPAQISLLSLLMSSETHRNALVKVLTEAYVPAETSSEKFSAMVGEILEAHRVSFHEDELPPEGLGHNKALNITVRCRDKFISKVLIDGGSAVNICPVTTLRALGIGVGKLRDSQVRVKGFDGAQRGVVGEIDLALEIGPVEFMVEFQVMDISASYNLLIGRPWIHMGCGSLYLASKFEVCLEPQEVVIHGEGTIRSIPRMQFCY, encoded by the coding sequence ATGGGAGATTTTATAGAAGAAGGTATCAAGACAGGGAGAATCACAAATTTGGCAACTTTGCAAGCAACAAGCAAGGCAATTCAATCAGATgcaattaagaagaagaaggacgGAGTGTCCGCGGTCATGACCATCCAGGAACGTAGACCAAACCAGATGCTAACCTACCAATACCCTTCATCCCAGCCCGCATATTACAGCCAATACACCCAAACCCCTCAGCCCTACTACCAGCCTCCACCCGCTCCTTACCCTGTTTACCACACCCAGCCAACATATTGTCCACCTCGAGCACCCGCCTATAAAAAACCATCACGATACCAACCAATCTACTCGCCTCAACCCCAATACCAACCACAAAACCGTCCACAAAATGCACCCAGACCTCGCCCAAACTTTGAAAGAAAGCCCGCCAAAACTTATACACCATTAGCCGAACCTTTAGCCCAATTGTACGAAAGATTGAGAACCGCCGGGATACTCCATCCAATTCAAGGGAGAGTTCCTAACCCCCTTCCTAGATGGTATGATGGGACTAAGCATTGTGCGTATCACTCAGGAGTTGCTGGACACGATACAGAAAATTGCCTTACTCTTAAAGATAAAGTTGAGGCATTGATCAAAGAAGGAGTCATCCAGCTCAAAGGGGCTCCCCCAAATATAAATGACAATCCTCTGCCCGATCATGGTGATGCAAATGTGAACATGATCGCCATTGATGAAGAATGTGACCTGGAAGGGACAATTGTGCCAGtcaaaaaagaggaaaaggtTGAATCATCAGCCTTTATCGCTCCTGTAATTACTGTTCAAGTGAGGGCACCAATTGAAGTGGAAGTACTCACTCCCCGCCCTAAGATCACAGCCTTAGTCGCTCAGGCCCCTTCTTTCAACACCAAAGCAGTTCCCTGGAATTACTCGACTGATGAAAGGAACAAGGGAAAGGCAAAACTGGTGGTAGAAACTATTGCTGCCGGGATGACACGATCTGGGCAGTGTTATGCCCCTGAAGAGGTAGCACGAGGAGCACCAAGCGAAGAAAATGGTCAAAAGAAAGCTGTGACTAAGGCTGAGGTTGAAGAGTTTTGGAGGAAGATGCCAACCAAGGAATATTCTGTGGTGGAACAGTTGAAGAAAACTCCAGCCCAAATTTCTTTATTGTCGCTGTTGATGAGTTCCGAAACCCATAGGAACGCTTTGGTGAAAGTACTAACTGAAGCCTATGTGCCAGCCGAGACCTCTAGCGAGAAATTTTCAGCCATGGTTGGAGAAATTCTCGAAGCCCACAGAGTCTCTTTTCATGAGGATGAGTTGCCACCTGAAGGTTTGGGGCACAACAAGGCATTGAACATCACAGTCAGATGCAGGGACAAATTCATTTCTAAGGTATTGATTGATGGAGGATCAGCTGTGAATATATGTCCTGTCACTACTCTCCGAGCTTTGGGGATTGGTGTCGGGAAGCTTCGCGACAGTCAGGTAAGAGTCAAAGGTTTCGATGGAGCCCAGAGAGGTGTCGTGGGAGAGATTGACTTAGCCTTGGAAATCGGACCTGTGGAATTCATGGTGGAGTTCCAAGTAATGGACATATCTGCTAGCTACAATTTGCTGATAGGAAGGCCGTGGATTCACATGGGGTGCGGTTCCCTCTACCTTGCATCAAAGTTTGAAGTTTGTTTGGAACCGCAAGAAGTTGTGATCCATGGAGAGGGAACAATTCGATCTATCCCGAGAATGCAATTCTGTTATTGA